The following are encoded together in the Deltaproteobacteria bacterium genome:
- a CDS encoding sigma-54-dependent Fis family transcriptional regulator: MKKELSVLFVDDEVSFIDQLIRSIEKRVDNISFVKASTSAEAMAELSRAQFDVAIVDLSLDSVVGPDSGIELITDILDKDPSLRVIVLTGHNSEGWGVQAIRAGAASFVSKPVDADHLLALINDASNVTSLQRRIFGREIGADKGYGALAGLSSNNQQMQRVLQLVSFAAATEQPVLLCGETGVGKGVIARAIHDASSRRSANFVRLSPHYGSHDIILSELCGHVKGSFTGAISDREGRFAEADGGTLFIDEVDCLPQSTQVALLELLQEGYYYAVGSNKRRQSNFRLICATNCPQDRLITKDALRLDFYHRIAHLLVRIPPLRERKEDIYNLVKGFLDDLIKANRKSVVRDISPEAVRWLENETWPGNVRELQAVLERGFHCASFHESRSLKIGDFKMLGMEQQGDSGESSAKSSLEDQLREVEQKIVKGVYDELDGNLTATAQVLKTDRKRISRVINRQS, translated from the coding sequence GTGAAAAAGGAGTTGTCGGTGTTGTTTGTCGACGACGAGGTGAGCTTTATAGATCAACTCATTCGTTCGATTGAGAAAAGAGTTGATAATATTTCATTTGTTAAGGCTAGCACGAGTGCCGAGGCTATGGCTGAATTGTCGAGAGCGCAATTTGATGTGGCTATCGTCGATTTATCGCTCGACTCTGTTGTCGGTCCGGATTCAGGGATAGAGCTCATCACTGATATTCTCGATAAAGACCCGAGTCTAAGGGTTATAGTGTTAACCGGGCATAACTCAGAAGGATGGGGAGTTCAGGCTATTAGAGCTGGGGCGGCTTCCTTTGTTTCAAAACCTGTCGATGCCGATCATCTCCTAGCTTTGATTAACGATGCTTCTAATGTTACGTCACTTCAGCGGCGCATTTTTGGCCGAGAAATAGGTGCTGATAAAGGCTATGGCGCATTGGCAGGTTTATCCAGCAATAATCAGCAGATGCAAAGGGTGTTGCAGCTCGTGTCGTTTGCGGCTGCTACAGAGCAACCAGTGTTGCTGTGCGGAGAAACCGGTGTCGGTAAAGGCGTAATAGCGCGAGCGATACACGATGCCAGCAGCAGGCGAAGTGCCAATTTCGTTCGCCTTTCGCCGCATTATGGATCTCATGACATTATTCTTAGTGAATTGTGCGGTCATGTGAAAGGCTCTTTTACAGGTGCTATTAGTGATCGGGAGGGGCGTTTTGCGGAGGCTGATGGTGGGACGCTTTTTATTGATGAGGTGGATTGTTTGCCGCAAAGCACGCAGGTGGCGCTTCTCGAACTACTGCAAGAAGGGTATTATTATGCCGTTGGCTCGAATAAGCGGAGGCAGTCCAATTTTCGGCTGATTTGCGCAACTAATTGTCCGCAAGATCGCTTGATAACGAAGGATGCTCTGAGACTCGATTTTTACCACAGGATTGCGCATTTATTAGTGCGAATTCCACCTTTGCGAGAGCGCAAGGAAGATATCTATAATTTGGTAAAAGGCTTTCTCGATGATTTAATAAAGGCGAACAGAAAATCTGTGGTAAGAGATATTTCTCCAGAAGCTGTGCGTTGGCTAGAAAATGAAACCTGGCCTGGCAATGTTCGCGAGCTTCAAGCGGTATTAGAGCGAGGTTTTCATTGCGCTAGTTTCCATGAGAGCCGAAGTCTTAAAATTGGCGATTTTAAAATGTTAGGGATGGAGCAGCAAGGGGATTCTGGGGAGTCGTCAGCTAAGTCGAGTTTAGAAGATCAACTTAGGGAAGTAGAGCAAAAAATTGTAAAAGGCGTTTATGACGAGCTAGATGGAAACTTGACGGCCACCGCCCAGGTGCTAAAAACCGATAGGAAGCGCATTAGTAGGGTGATCAATCGGCAGTCTTGA
- a CDS encoding Hsp20/alpha crystallin family protein: MKKQAFIRYSSTTTERITRVYEGMYWRPPTDFYETCDALIVRVEVSGISESDFSISLAGTTLRIEGLRQESCEKLCYFQMEIAYGAFCTEIKIPENVLLDFEHLETAYTNGFLSVRLPKLQPQLSSI, encoded by the coding sequence ATGAAGAAGCAAGCTTTTATTCGTTATTCATCCACTACCACCGAACGCATAACTCGGGTTTACGAGGGCATGTATTGGCGGCCGCCAACGGACTTTTACGAAACGTGCGATGCCTTGATAGTTCGAGTTGAAGTTAGTGGCATTAGCGAAAGTGATTTTTCGATCTCTCTTGCGGGAACCACTCTTCGCATCGAGGGACTGAGACAAGAGTCATGTGAAAAACTTTGTTATTTCCAAATGGAAATAGCGTATGGCGCGTTCTGTACTGAAATTAAGATTCCAGAGAATGTGCTTCTCGATTTCGAGCATTTAGAAACTGCTTACACTAATGGCTTCCTGTCGGTGCGTCTCCCAAAACTTCAACCCCAATTAAGCTCAATCTAA
- the lon gene encoding endopeptidase La: MEEHTKQEENTSDTSPKIPDVLPILPVRDIVIFPMTIAPIIIGQPKSIRLLEEVSMKDRLFGLVSAKSTSTEDLKSADLYSVGTLARIFKLIKSPDGTLRVLIQGIERIRVDEWMEDEPYLKAKVSKHPEILSSADDIEAEAMARSLAALFAKLAGLVPHLSSEEALTAVDVSDSRRLVYLVASSIQMGVEEAQEILELDSIAEKIRRLSTRLSHEMEVVELGQKIQSQARSEIEKTQREYLLREQLKAIQRELGEKDELQVIVEEYREKIAKANMPEEANKEALRELSRLEKLPSAAAEYSVIQTYLDWMISLPWSSTTDDVLQIAHARQVLDEDHYDLEKVKERILEYLAVRKLRQDRAKESNASTATDEPVSLLTRPERKGAILCFVGPPGVGKTSLGLSIARAMGRKFTRMSLGGMRDEAEIRGHRRTYIGAMPGRIIEALHRVNSKNPVIMLDEVDKIGSDWRGDPSSALLEVLDPEQNRDFRDHYLDVPFDLSEVMFITTANILDTIPSPLRDRMEVLELSGYIEEEKLHIATKYIIPRQVKENGLHAEEVVISDEAIRAVIRDYTREAGVRELERQIGAICRKIATAVAEGRDERKIIDCANLADYLGKQRYFFEAAERTEFPGVATGLAMTSVGGDIIFIEATRMPGKGGLVLTGQLDDVMKESAQIALSYVRSQADVLGLEPGFSEKNDIHIHVPAGAVPKDGPSAGITIATALASLLTNRCVRRGVCMTGEITLRGKVLPVGGIKEKVLAAHRAGLDTVILPKRNEKDLEDLPSKVREELRFVLVDEVVEVFKNSFDGDIFHNSR, from the coding sequence ATGGAAGAGCACACAAAGCAAGAGGAAAATACGTCTGATACTTCGCCGAAAATTCCTGACGTTCTTCCCATACTACCGGTACGAGATATTGTAATCTTCCCAATGACGATTGCGCCAATAATTATTGGACAACCCAAATCGATCCGCTTACTCGAAGAAGTGTCGATGAAGGATCGCCTATTTGGCCTCGTCTCGGCAAAATCGACTTCTACAGAGGATCTAAAATCGGCCGATTTATATAGCGTTGGGACACTTGCTAGAATTTTCAAGCTAATAAAAAGTCCTGACGGCACATTGCGCGTGCTCATTCAAGGGATTGAGCGGATTCGCGTTGACGAATGGATGGAAGATGAACCCTATCTAAAAGCAAAAGTGTCCAAACATCCTGAAATACTTTCAAGCGCTGACGACATCGAAGCCGAGGCGATGGCGCGTAGTTTGGCTGCGCTTTTTGCCAAACTTGCTGGCCTAGTACCACATCTCTCTAGCGAAGAAGCGCTTACCGCAGTAGATGTTTCGGACTCGCGCAGACTGGTATATTTAGTAGCAAGTAGCATTCAAATGGGCGTTGAGGAAGCTCAAGAAATTTTAGAACTCGATTCCATTGCCGAAAAAATTCGCCGCTTATCCACTCGCCTAAGCCATGAGATGGAAGTGGTAGAGTTGGGACAGAAAATCCAATCGCAAGCTAGGTCTGAAATTGAGAAAACTCAGCGCGAGTATTTACTGCGCGAGCAGCTAAAGGCCATTCAGCGCGAACTCGGCGAAAAGGATGAGTTGCAGGTAATAGTTGAGGAATACCGAGAAAAAATTGCCAAGGCGAACATGCCCGAGGAAGCCAATAAGGAGGCACTGCGCGAACTAAGTCGCCTCGAAAAACTTCCATCTGCGGCTGCCGAATATAGCGTCATTCAGACTTATCTCGATTGGATGATTTCCTTACCATGGTCGAGCACTACTGACGACGTTTTACAAATCGCCCATGCCCGCCAAGTATTAGACGAAGACCACTATGACTTAGAAAAAGTTAAGGAGCGCATTTTAGAGTATTTAGCAGTGCGCAAGTTGCGCCAAGACCGTGCAAAGGAGTCAAATGCAAGCACCGCCACAGACGAGCCAGTTTCTTTGCTAACTCGCCCAGAAAGAAAAGGAGCAATTCTTTGCTTCGTCGGTCCCCCGGGTGTTGGAAAGACATCGCTAGGCTTATCTATCGCCCGGGCTATGGGCAGAAAGTTTACGCGCATGAGCTTAGGTGGCATGCGCGATGAAGCAGAGATTCGGGGCCATCGGCGCACATATATTGGAGCCATGCCAGGCCGCATCATTGAGGCGCTTCATCGCGTAAACTCTAAAAATCCGGTCATAATGCTGGATGAGGTGGATAAAATTGGTTCCGACTGGCGAGGCGATCCGTCTAGTGCATTGCTCGAGGTATTAGACCCTGAGCAAAATCGAGATTTTAGAGATCACTATTTGGACGTTCCCTTCGATCTTAGCGAAGTCATGTTTATTACGACGGCAAATATATTAGATACAATTCCTTCACCTCTTCGCGATCGCATGGAGGTGTTAGAGCTTTCCGGCTACATTGAAGAAGAGAAGCTGCACATCGCCACCAAATACATCATTCCCCGACAAGTTAAGGAGAACGGATTACACGCCGAAGAAGTTGTTATTTCGGACGAAGCCATTCGGGCAGTTATTCGCGACTACACGCGCGAAGCTGGAGTGCGCGAATTAGAGCGCCAAATTGGCGCTATTTGCAGAAAGATTGCAACTGCGGTAGCGGAAGGCAGAGATGAGCGAAAAATTATCGATTGTGCAAACCTTGCTGATTATCTTGGCAAGCAGCGATATTTTTTCGAAGCTGCCGAGCGAACAGAGTTCCCTGGAGTGGCTACGGGTTTAGCAATGACGAGCGTTGGTGGTGACATCATTTTTATAGAGGCAACTCGCATGCCTGGAAAAGGTGGTTTAGTGCTTACAGGCCAACTGGACGATGTCATGAAGGAGTCTGCACAAATTGCTCTAAGTTACGTGAGATCCCAGGCAGACGTTTTAGGACTTGAGCCAGGCTTTAGTGAAAAAAACGATATTCACATTCACGTCCCCGCAGGTGCTGTTCCTAAGGACGGCCCATCGGCGGGAATTACTATAGCTACAGCCTTAGCTTCACTTTTAACCAATCGCTGTGTTCGCCGAGGAGTGTGCATGACCGGCGAAATTACTCTACGCGGGAAAGTCCTTCCAGTTGGCGGCATTAAGGAAAAAGTTTTAGCAGCTCATAGGGCGGGTTTAGATACCGTCATTTTGCCTAAGCGAAACGAGAAGGATTTGGAGGATTTGCCCTCCAAAGTACGAGAGGAGCTACGATTTGTTTTGGTGGACGAAGTTGTGGAGGTTTTTAAGAATTCTTTTGACGGAGATATTTTCCACAACTCTCGCTAG
- a CDS encoding DUF2282 domain-containing protein, with protein sequence MNKKVLFTVIFAGAIAFQLGSGAGSASAVPETPEKWEKCAGVSKAGKNDCGSIDKSHDCGGLAKKDNDPNEWVFVPEGTCEKLGGKVVEVVPAKAKE encoded by the coding sequence ATGAATAAGAAAGTATTGTTCACCGTTATATTTGCTGGAGCCATAGCTTTCCAACTAGGTTCAGGCGCAGGAAGCGCTAGTGCGGTTCCAGAAACGCCTGAAAAATGGGAAAAGTGCGCTGGCGTCTCAAAAGCAGGAAAGAACGATTGCGGTTCTATAGACAAGAGTCACGATTGTGGTGGTTTGGCAAAGAAGGACAACGACCCTAACGAGTGGGTTTTCGTTCCAGAAGGAACATGTGAAAAACTTGGCGGGAAAGTTGTTGAAGTAGTTCCAGCTAAAGCGAAGGAATAA
- a CDS encoding 3-deoxy-D-manno-octulosonic acid transferase: MNRKFVKCFYYLLAWLGLPLIVLLTCSKPRWRASLKKRLGWGVDFKELVGKEKRVVWFHAASVGEVAGIAPVITRLMESKDAKTRIVISTASITGQEEVIRRKLPCETFILPLDHPLVVKRFVKNINPTLVVIAETEIWPALFFELAKKRIPIVLVNGRISDYSFPWYLKFRWFFRVVLAEFSALMVQSGLDYQRFLALGVDKSKIAITGSTKYDKGEVVDEKKLVEFRRDIGLKGEELCFVAGSVRPGEDEIVIQAYKSLLKCFPALHMIIAPRHPEQFERVAQVLEKDAIKFRRRSLGSQSKEAQVVLLDSLGELALAYALADVAFVGGTLVDIGGHNPLEPAAHSCPVVVGPYASNVADVVQQMKARNGIVEVRNLEELEEKLHELLADSETRQQIGTAGYEVWKSNLGATERVAKRVLENNNSF; encoded by the coding sequence GTGAATAGAAAGTTTGTAAAATGTTTTTATTATCTTCTCGCTTGGCTGGGGCTGCCGTTAATCGTCTTGCTCACGTGCTCTAAACCTCGTTGGCGCGCTAGTTTGAAAAAACGCCTGGGTTGGGGAGTCGATTTTAAGGAGCTCGTCGGGAAGGAAAAGCGAGTGGTTTGGTTTCATGCTGCCTCGGTAGGGGAGGTTGCAGGTATAGCGCCGGTGATTACTAGGCTGATGGAAAGCAAAGATGCTAAGACTAGGATTGTTATTTCTACTGCATCGATAACTGGCCAAGAGGAAGTAATAAGGCGGAAATTGCCGTGCGAAACATTTATACTGCCCTTGGATCATCCACTGGTGGTTAAGCGATTTGTAAAAAATATAAATCCGACTCTAGTAGTCATTGCCGAAACTGAAATTTGGCCGGCTCTTTTTTTTGAGTTGGCAAAAAAAAGGATTCCAATAGTTTTAGTTAATGGCAGAATCTCCGATTATTCCTTTCCTTGGTATCTAAAATTTCGTTGGTTTTTTCGCGTCGTCTTAGCCGAGTTTAGCGCGCTAATGGTGCAAAGTGGACTCGATTATCAAAGGTTTTTAGCACTGGGGGTGGATAAGTCGAAAATCGCCATTACTGGGTCGACAAAATACGATAAGGGCGAAGTGGTAGATGAAAAAAAATTAGTAGAGTTTAGGCGAGATATTGGGCTTAAAGGTGAGGAGCTTTGTTTTGTAGCGGGAAGCGTGCGTCCAGGAGAAGACGAAATAGTGATTCAAGCGTACAAAAGTCTACTAAAATGTTTCCCGGCTTTACATATGATCATCGCCCCACGGCATCCAGAGCAGTTTGAAAGAGTAGCGCAGGTGCTAGAAAAAGATGCAATTAAATTCCGCCGCCGTAGTCTCGGTTCGCAGTCCAAAGAAGCGCAAGTCGTATTGCTCGATAGTTTGGGTGAGCTCGCGCTTGCGTATGCACTAGCAGATGTAGCTTTCGTGGGCGGAACATTAGTGGATATTGGTGGACACAATCCCTTGGAACCAGCGGCTCACAGTTGTCCAGTCGTCGTTGGGCCCTATGCTAGCAACGTTGCCGATGTGGTGCAGCAGATGAAAGCTCGTAACGGAATAGTGGAAGTGAGGAACTTGGAAGAACTAGAGGAAAAATTGCACGAATTACTGGCCGATTCAGAGACTAGACAACAAATTGGCACTGCCGGCTACGAGGTATGGAAATCGAACTTAGGCGCAACAGAGCGAGTGGCAAAACGAGTGTTGGAAAACAATAACAGTTTTTAA
- a CDS encoding response regulator, which yields MNTAAKNILIIDDDITSLDIVSFLIEENGYNVTRCTDGRSAIEYVKSTKPDLIIVDLMMPFLNGTETVKQIRQLERGNAPIIVFTAIDDSSMHADALAAGCDKVLTKPCNSKKLIEIIQYFLIKTSTPHC from the coding sequence TTGAACACAGCCGCTAAAAACATCTTAATTATCGATGACGATATAACTTCTCTCGATATTGTTTCCTTTCTCATTGAAGAAAATGGCTACAATGTAACCCGCTGCACGGATGGTAGAAGCGCTATCGAATACGTAAAGTCTACTAAGCCAGATTTAATAATCGTTGACCTCATGATGCCATTTCTTAATGGCACAGAGACAGTTAAGCAGATTAGGCAACTCGAAAGAGGCAATGCTCCCATAATAGTGTTTACGGCAATTGACGACTCTAGCATGCACGCAGACGCCCTAGCCGCCGGATGCGACAAAGTCCTTACAAAACCCTGCAATTCCAAGAAACTTATTGAAATTATTCAATATTTTCTAATAAAAACCTCTACGCCTCACTGTTAA
- a CDS encoding Rne/Rng family ribonuclease has protein sequence MTKRMLINAVHKEECRIAIVEDNQLLEYEVERGDSDQLRGNVYKAQITRIEPSLQAAFLDIGAERNGFLQINDINPSYFRNWPPENPHAGKNGRAIIQEVLQANQELVVQVVKEGRDTKGATLTTNISLPGRYLVLMIGSQRGGVSRKIIDEGQRSRLRQAVEKLRFPAGMGVIVRTAGINKTYGELQRDLDRLLDMWFEIVQTSFDASCPHLLYEESNLAIRTIRDFLTSDIEEILIDDFKTHEDVQRFIQQTMPENKSRVIYYNKPQPLFGSFDLDRQIDTINLPEVILQSGGSIVINITEAIVAIDVNSGRSTSQADVEETAFNTNKEASREIARQLRLRDIGGLIVIDFIDMWDRKHRQLVEKCLRDALRNDKAKIEVGRISKFGLLEMSRQRLKASLISQSHVACPQCKGRGRVRSAEATALEVLRKIQSAVFAGGISTVRVRMAPAPGLYLLNHKRAILSHIEQHTGAEVLVYADGRLKSEEYELELDRKKQGDFGSSYDSANLRPSSPSSAPSDSSNQDAQRRKGDRNYNNRRNRNKKYKTEEHRTTDSEQPTDNRRSQNKRRRRRKQKPNDRPIAEKTLNAQSDSLPETESRPPSSESSISNKETPPELDL, from the coding sequence ATGACCAAAAGAATGCTAATCAATGCGGTGCACAAAGAAGAGTGCCGCATTGCGATAGTCGAAGATAATCAATTACTGGAATACGAAGTTGAGCGAGGAGATTCCGATCAGCTTAGAGGCAATGTCTACAAGGCGCAAATAACTCGGATAGAACCGAGCCTTCAGGCAGCTTTCTTAGATATCGGAGCGGAGCGAAACGGATTCCTTCAAATAAACGACATAAACCCCTCGTACTTTAGGAATTGGCCACCTGAAAACCCACACGCTGGTAAAAACGGAAGGGCAATTATTCAGGAAGTCTTGCAGGCAAATCAAGAATTAGTCGTGCAAGTTGTAAAAGAAGGCCGCGACACCAAGGGCGCGACGCTTACGACGAATATTTCGCTTCCTGGAAGATATCTCGTTCTAATGATTGGAAGTCAGCGCGGCGGAGTATCTCGCAAAATTATCGACGAGGGGCAGCGCTCCCGTTTGCGTCAAGCAGTCGAGAAGCTTCGGTTTCCGGCAGGAATGGGCGTCATCGTACGCACAGCCGGCATTAACAAGACCTATGGCGAACTACAACGAGATCTCGACCGCCTGCTAGATATGTGGTTCGAAATAGTTCAAACGAGCTTTGATGCCTCTTGCCCACATCTTCTATACGAAGAAAGCAACTTGGCTATTAGGACTATAAGAGACTTCCTCACTTCAGATATAGAAGAAATCCTCATCGACGATTTTAAAACTCACGAAGACGTGCAGCGATTTATTCAGCAAACCATGCCGGAGAATAAATCTCGGGTAATATATTACAACAAACCACAGCCACTCTTTGGAAGTTTTGATCTAGATCGACAGATCGACACTATTAACCTACCAGAAGTCATTCTACAATCAGGCGGCTCCATCGTCATAAACATTACGGAAGCAATAGTAGCTATAGATGTAAACTCCGGCCGCTCTACCAGCCAGGCGGATGTTGAGGAAACAGCTTTTAATACCAACAAAGAAGCTTCGCGCGAAATTGCTCGCCAGTTAAGACTAAGAGACATTGGCGGCCTAATCGTCATTGATTTTATCGACATGTGGGATCGGAAACACCGACAGTTAGTCGAAAAGTGCCTGCGCGATGCTCTCCGCAATGACAAAGCGAAAATCGAAGTTGGGCGAATTTCTAAATTTGGCTTACTAGAAATGTCGAGACAGAGGCTAAAAGCTTCGCTCATTAGCCAAAGCCACGTGGCCTGTCCGCAGTGCAAGGGAAGAGGTCGCGTGAGGTCGGCAGAGGCAACAGCTCTCGAAGTTTTGCGAAAGATTCAATCGGCCGTATTCGCCGGTGGTATTAGTACGGTTCGCGTCAGGATGGCACCTGCCCCTGGGCTTTACCTTCTAAACCACAAACGCGCTATCTTATCCCACATAGAACAGCATACGGGAGCCGAGGTTTTGGTTTACGCTGATGGTCGTTTAAAGTCCGAAGAATACGAACTCGAACTAGACAGGAAGAAGCAAGGAGATTTTGGCTCATCATACGACAGCGCGAACCTTAGGCCATCGAGCCCGAGCAGCGCCCCCTCGGATAGTAGCAATCAAGACGCACAGCGCAGAAAAGGCGACAGGAATTACAACAATAGAAGAAATAGAAACAAAAAATATAAGACCGAAGAGCACAGAACAACAGATAGCGAACAGCCAACGGACAACAGGCGATCCCAAAACAAAAGGAGAAGGCGGAGGAAGCAAAAGCCAAACGACAGGCCTATCGCTGAAAAAACGCTTAATGCACAAAGCGATAGCTTGCCCGAAACTGAATCGCGCCCGCCATCTTCAGAGTCATCGATCTCAAATAAAGAGACCCCACCTGAGTTAGATTTGTAA
- a CDS encoding GAF domain-containing protein yields the protein MNQAKNSIYLETSPEAASLPQQALTSGESGEQEERLFSGTSSVSAEFSLNPEIKRDLSSLTQLIANATEAYTAAIYLAESKTKTLILGGVHSLSRDFDTSASIEFGCGLIGWAAQSGERIVVCPFERDATTLLCYKRDQELKSFIAIPIIDRQGRSRGVLACDSKKNYAFAKVTEKILLGFTEQALNLLELHGKLLHKQNNTKALGNPLPQFLESIRKCGTEEQLLTSSAGIPSDIIERDALVVLVTSQGGVGRGVFYSASSPQNQTEHRLLELVCRHKKILCADRSVQALPRADASERSFLSVPFQVLGKEAGSLNLLSKPCQPFTAEQIASLEGIAKIVGKELEHTRLRDKYASNIETTGTLSWNSFSIRGNVILREASQTKVKFSLARISVENLSEIERLAGTQVALGVMQKIMRLVEQIKREPSASCYLYGCQILLLMEEAHIHRSMVRLRKLMGLVDVSEFSSTKTTLGKTKLGELLVEGTKVAFSEFPKNGQTISELASEAFLNLENQSKRGAGYVKIWGK from the coding sequence ATGAACCAGGCAAAGAATTCTATATACCTAGAGACCTCGCCGGAGGCGGCATCCTTACCACAACAAGCTTTAACTTCAGGCGAATCTGGCGAGCAAGAAGAACGCCTTTTTAGCGGCACTAGCTCAGTTAGCGCTGAATTCTCCTTAAATCCAGAGATCAAACGCGATTTATCCAGCCTGACCCAACTAATAGCAAACGCTACGGAGGCTTACACCGCAGCTATCTATTTGGCCGAGTCGAAGACTAAGACCTTGATACTAGGTGGGGTTCATTCTTTGAGCCGAGATTTCGACACATCGGCTAGCATAGAGTTCGGCTGTGGCTTAATCGGTTGGGCGGCACAAAGCGGTGAACGCATTGTCGTCTGCCCATTTGAGCGCGATGCAACTACACTTCTTTGTTACAAGCGAGACCAGGAGCTAAAGAGCTTTATCGCCATCCCCATTATCGATCGACAGGGAAGATCGCGCGGAGTCCTGGCGTGCGACAGCAAGAAAAATTATGCTTTTGCTAAAGTTACGGAAAAAATTCTGCTGGGCTTTACCGAACAAGCTCTAAACTTACTAGAGCTGCACGGCAAACTGCTGCACAAGCAGAACAATACAAAAGCATTAGGAAATCCTCTGCCGCAGTTTCTCGAATCAATTCGCAAATGTGGCACGGAAGAGCAACTGTTAACTAGTTCCGCAGGTATTCCCTCTGATATTATAGAACGCGATGCCTTGGTGGTTCTCGTAACTTCTCAAGGAGGTGTCGGGAGGGGAGTATTTTATTCAGCATCGTCTCCGCAGAACCAAACTGAGCATCGCTTGCTCGAACTGGTTTGTAGGCACAAAAAAATACTTTGCGCAGATCGCAGCGTCCAAGCCTTGCCACGCGCCGACGCGAGTGAGCGCTCTTTCTTGTCAGTGCCGTTTCAGGTTCTTGGGAAAGAAGCTGGCTCGCTAAACCTTCTTAGCAAACCCTGCCAGCCGTTTACAGCGGAACAGATTGCTTCACTCGAAGGCATTGCCAAAATTGTTGGAAAAGAGCTTGAGCACACGCGTTTGCGCGATAAATACGCCTCCAATATTGAGACTACGGGAACGCTTTCGTGGAATAGCTTCTCAATCCGCGGCAATGTAATACTCAGGGAGGCATCGCAAACGAAAGTTAAGTTTAGCTTGGCACGCATCAGTGTAGAGAATCTCTCCGAAATTGAGAGATTAGCCGGAACTCAAGTCGCTCTAGGAGTTATGCAAAAAATCATGCGGCTAGTGGAGCAGATTAAAAGAGAACCATCTGCTAGCTGCTATCTATACGGCTGTCAGATTCTTCTGCTAATGGAGGAAGCGCATATTCATCGAAGCATGGTTCGCCTGCGAAAACTGATGGGACTCGTCGACGTGAGTGAGTTTTCATCTACTAAGACGACTTTGGGTAAGACAAAATTAGGCGAGTTATTGGTGGAGGGAACCAAAGTCGCATTTAGCGAATTTCCGAAGAATGGCCAAACTATCAGCGAGTTGGCCTCCGAAGCTTTTCTCAACCTAGAAAACCAATCAAAAAGGGGAGCTGGATATGTTAAGATTTGGGGAAAATGA
- a CDS encoding rod shape-determining protein produces MGQDMAMDLGTANTLIYIRNRGVVLDEPSVVAINRNDGRPVAVGRAAKEMYGKTSCAVQCVRPLKDGVIADFEMTHMMIRDFIMKVSRRWQLRRPRLIVSIPSGITMVEKKAVIDAAESAGARQIHLIEEPTAAAIGAGLPVNEPSGNMIVDIGGGTTEVAVISMGATAYSESVRIAGDEMDEAIEQFVRRTFNLQIGIFEAERIKLAIGSAMPMSESREIKVFGRDLATGVPRELVIDDATVRKALSEPVGAIVDAVLRALERTSPELAEDIIRNGIHIAGGGALLAGLPERLSLETGLRFYRAANPLTAIVRGAGTVLESFKEFRHVCIA; encoded by the coding sequence ATGGGCCAGGATATGGCCATGGATCTCGGCACTGCCAACACCTTAATTTACATTCGCAACAGAGGCGTAGTCCTAGATGAGCCTAGCGTAGTCGCCATAAACCGAAACGACGGCCGCCCAGTGGCGGTTGGTCGAGCCGCTAAGGAAATGTATGGCAAGACTTCCTGCGCAGTCCAGTGCGTCAGGCCGCTAAAGGACGGGGTCATTGCAGATTTTGAAATGACGCACATGATGATTCGCGATTTCATCATGAAGGTTTCTCGAAGATGGCAACTTCGTCGACCCCGCTTAATCGTAAGCATTCCATCCGGCATAACTATGGTCGAAAAGAAGGCCGTAATAGATGCTGCCGAGTCTGCCGGCGCCCGACAAATTCACTTAATTGAAGAACCTACTGCTGCCGCAATCGGTGCGGGACTACCAGTAAATGAGCCTAGTGGTAATATGATTGTCGACATAGGCGGGGGTACAACTGAAGTGGCAGTAATTAGCATGGGAGCAACTGCTTATTCAGAATCAGTTAGAATTGCGGGCGATGAGATGGATGAGGCTATTGAGCAATTTGTTAGAAGAACCTTTAATCTTCAAATTGGTATTTTTGAGGCGGAGCGAATCAAGTTAGCCATTGGTTCAGCGATGCCAATGTCCGAATCGAGAGAGATAAAAGTATTTGGGCGCGATTTAGCCACTGGGGTTCCACGCGAGCTAGTGATTGACGACGCAACTGTGCGCAAGGCATTATCCGAACCAGTCGGTGCTATCGTCGATGCCGTGCTTCGCGCACTTGAACGAACCAGCCCAGAACTAGCCGAGGACATTATTCGCAATGGAATACATATTGCCGGAGGTGGCGCGTTATTGGCGGGACTACCCGAGCGCCTAAGCCTAGAAACGGGGCTAAGATTTTATCGCGCTGCAAATCCTCTAACCGCTATCGTTAGAGGAGCCGGAACTGTCCTCGAATCATTTAAGGAATTTAGACATGTTTGCATTGCGTAG